In Sporichthya polymorpha DSM 43042, a genomic segment contains:
- a CDS encoding helix-turn-helix transcriptional regulator, translated as MSTSGDPAERRAALISAAHSLHNRARALLGSRADPARRPDEAPDLESLTETCLAALGSPGADVVGLGRVVADAQRIALLLREHDLVSGVSRLARAEQGLARLRACPSTATLLAEVCPEVTRSCGFARVLLSRVEDGRWLPWQVNDAVAGEPWVAAWSMNSIPLDESIRETQLLREHRAALVNDVTAPDIHPIIREGRSHSYVVAPIVPAGRVLGFLHADHEAESRACDETDRDILGRFAEGFGHLYERTALLEQMRARRGRVRELLASVDRALLDLTEAELELGTPTSATATPVRALREPPPELTPRETEVLELIVAGASNREIAARLVVGEGTVKTHVKRIFAKLGNLNRAQVIARYAAAEPPRVNASGRRPRGVGGQR; from the coding sequence GTGAGCACCTCGGGCGATCCGGCCGAACGTCGGGCGGCGTTGATCTCCGCTGCCCACTCGCTGCACAATCGAGCCCGCGCGCTCCTCGGCAGCAGAGCAGACCCGGCGCGCCGACCGGACGAAGCCCCGGACCTCGAGTCACTGACCGAGACGTGCCTGGCCGCGCTCGGCTCCCCCGGCGCCGACGTCGTCGGTCTCGGCAGGGTCGTCGCAGATGCGCAACGAATAGCTCTGCTGCTCCGTGAGCACGACCTGGTCAGCGGAGTCTCCCGGCTGGCCAGGGCGGAGCAAGGCCTCGCCCGACTCCGCGCTTGCCCGTCCACCGCCACGCTCCTCGCCGAGGTGTGCCCCGAGGTGACCCGGAGCTGCGGATTCGCGCGCGTGCTGCTGTCCCGGGTGGAGGACGGCCGATGGCTCCCCTGGCAGGTCAACGATGCTGTCGCCGGTGAACCCTGGGTCGCTGCCTGGAGCATGAACTCCATCCCGCTGGACGAATCGATCCGCGAGACACAGCTCCTGCGTGAGCACAGAGCGGCGCTCGTGAACGATGTGACCGCACCCGACATCCACCCGATCATCCGCGAAGGGCGGTCCCACTCCTACGTCGTCGCCCCGATCGTGCCCGCCGGGCGGGTGCTCGGCTTTCTGCACGCCGACCACGAGGCGGAGAGCCGCGCCTGCGACGAGACGGATCGCGACATCCTCGGTCGCTTCGCGGAAGGGTTCGGCCATCTCTACGAGCGCACGGCCCTGCTCGAACAGATGCGCGCGCGGCGAGGACGCGTGCGCGAACTGCTCGCGTCCGTCGACCGGGCGCTGTTGGACCTGACCGAGGCCGAGCTCGAACTGGGGACGCCGACGTCAGCGACCGCGACGCCGGTTCGCGCACTTCGGGAGCCGCCGCCGGAACTCACACCACGGGAGACCGAGGTGCTCGAGCTGATCGTGGCCGGCGCCAGCAACCGCGAGATAGCGGCGCGACTGGTGGTGGGTGAGGGAACGGTCAAGACCCATGTGAAGCGCATCTTCGCCAAGCTCGGCAATCTGAACCGGGCTCAGGTGATTGCGCGTTACGCGGCAGCGGAGCCCCCGCGCGTAAACGCATCTGGCCGCCGACCCCGAGGGGTCGGCGGCCAGAGATGA
- a CDS encoding ABC transporter ATP-binding protein, protein MLELRNITAGYDTGTVLRDVSIVVPDNAVVALLGPNGAGKTTLLRVASGLLKPYSGQILIDGQDVTGQAPYKLSRKGIIHVPEGRGIFPSLTVADNILLQSPAGDYRKSYKTATATFPRLGERARQIAGTMSGGEQQMLALSHAYVANPNVVLLDEVSMGLAPKIVEEIFEYLTDLGRQGVAQLLVEQYVGQALKMADYVYILDRGRISFAGEPGEISEEKIMNSYLGSLAS, encoded by the coding sequence TTGCTTGAGCTGCGCAACATCACCGCCGGCTACGACACCGGCACCGTCCTGCGCGACGTCTCGATCGTGGTCCCCGACAACGCGGTCGTGGCACTGCTGGGGCCGAACGGCGCCGGCAAGACCACGCTGCTGCGGGTCGCCTCGGGACTGCTCAAGCCCTACTCGGGCCAGATTCTGATCGACGGTCAGGACGTGACCGGGCAGGCACCGTACAAGCTCTCGCGCAAGGGGATCATCCACGTTCCCGAGGGCCGGGGAATCTTCCCGTCGTTGACGGTGGCGGACAACATCCTGCTGCAGTCGCCGGCGGGGGACTACCGCAAGTCCTACAAGACCGCGACGGCGACGTTCCCCCGGTTGGGGGAGCGGGCGCGGCAGATCGCCGGGACGATGAGTGGTGGCGAGCAGCAGATGCTCGCGCTGTCCCACGCCTACGTCGCCAACCCCAACGTGGTCCTGCTCGACGAGGTATCGATGGGACTGGCGCCGAAGATCGTCGAGGAGATCTTCGAGTACCTGACCGACCTCGGACGCCAGGGCGTCGCACAGCTGTTGGTCGAGCAGTACGTCGGACAGGCACTGAAGATGGCCGATTACGTCTACATCCTCGACCGAGGACGCATCAGTTTTGCCGGCGAGCCCGGAGAGATCAGTGAGGAGAAAATCATGAACAGCTACCTCGGGTCGTTGGCCTCATGA
- a CDS encoding ABC transporter ATP-binding protein: protein MTGGMTVDLDVQNVTVRFGGIVAVNDATLYAKGGQITGLIGPNGAGKTTFFNACTGRNHPQSGTVRLGGKDLHGHRSSHRAHRGLGRTFQRMELFESLTVVENVRTGPAAYFSSFRPLGLMYSTRKETKEINARAAEAMAHCGIEHLSNKVVGDLSTGQRRLVELARAIATPFKFLLLDEPSSGLDVSETHAFGKVLTDWVAETGNGILIVEHDMALVAEICEFIYVLDFGKIIYSGPTQEALRSDIVRAAYLGEVSVA from the coding sequence ATGACTGGCGGAATGACTGTCGACCTCGACGTCCAGAACGTGACGGTCCGTTTCGGCGGCATCGTGGCGGTGAACGACGCGACCCTGTACGCGAAGGGCGGGCAGATCACCGGTCTGATCGGCCCGAACGGCGCGGGGAAGACCACGTTCTTCAACGCGTGCACCGGTCGTAACCATCCGCAGTCGGGCACGGTGCGACTGGGGGGCAAGGACCTGCACGGTCACCGCTCCTCGCACCGAGCCCACCGTGGGCTGGGCCGCACGTTCCAGCGGATGGAACTGTTCGAGTCGCTGACCGTGGTGGAGAACGTGCGGACCGGTCCGGCCGCCTACTTCTCCAGCTTCCGCCCCCTGGGGTTGATGTACTCCACGCGCAAGGAGACCAAGGAGATCAACGCTCGCGCCGCTGAGGCGATGGCGCACTGCGGCATCGAGCACTTGTCGAACAAGGTCGTCGGTGACCTGTCCACGGGCCAGCGGCGGCTGGTGGAGTTGGCGCGGGCTATCGCCACGCCGTTCAAGTTCCTGCTTCTGGACGAACCGTCCTCGGGTCTGGACGTGTCCGAGACGCACGCGTTCGGCAAGGTTCTGACCGACTGGGTCGCCGAGACCGGCAACGGGATCCTGATCGTCGAGCACGACATGGCCCTGGTGGCCGAGATCTGCGAGTTCATCTACGTCCTGGACTTCGGGAAGATCATCTACTCCGGCCCGACCCAGGAAGCCCTGCGCAGCGACATCGTGCGCGCTGCCTACCTCGGGGAGGTCTCTGTTGCTTGA
- a CDS encoding ABC transporter permease subunit yields MNQFLNYLVPGIADGSVYALAALGLVLTYKTSGVFNFAHGALAATAAYVFYEGYVEQDWPWPVAFLLSLLLVGVIGGLLLERMASLLSSAPTVTTVVATVGLLVLLQSLMTAIYGAADKKSGDFLPTGGPTVGDVRISYGDMMVTGFCLAAAAGLFVFFDRTRMGKAMTAVVDDPNLLSLQKGNPSVVRRLSWVLGACFASTSGMLLAPKLGVSVNVLVLIVIAAYGAAAVGLFQNLPLTVGGAFVIGILVNYFPSQAQKTDSLFLQSLPRNIPFLVLLLVFLFVPARKLTERGVRNARRFKPPRQFSPPVTRGGMAALALLLIAVPHVVTDTDVTVYSGFLAYAIIFLSLGMLLYMSGMISLCHLGFAALGATTSGKLMTLGFFGWLPLIGDKTVSWPVAILIGGLVAVPFGAIVAIPAIRLAGIYVAVATFGFGILLQQAFYLAPVMFDNGALVQHPRPGTEFSVPGTSKRFEPVEGTTAGLFGIDFNNEKNYYYLALTVFFLMAAIVLIIRRSRLGALLRAMSDSGVALEAHGANTNVMRVAVFCLSAFMAGVGGGVLAGVTQSASGSPGGVFDYTTSLVFVAILGFCGRRPIVSPLLAAFAFAVVKIYPPFDSPTMIDYRGVIFGALAIFVAIAPALNLGRFLGPRGKERDGEDSGTGSTQWRERIDITPGQPITVRTDADLALVGGKERSS; encoded by the coding sequence ATGAACCAGTTCCTCAATTACCTGGTCCCCGGCATCGCGGACGGGTCGGTCTACGCCCTGGCCGCGCTCGGCCTGGTGCTGACCTACAAGACCTCGGGCGTGTTCAACTTCGCCCACGGCGCGTTGGCCGCGACCGCGGCGTACGTGTTCTACGAGGGCTACGTCGAGCAGGATTGGCCGTGGCCGGTCGCGTTCCTGCTCAGCCTGTTGCTCGTCGGCGTCATCGGCGGCCTTCTGCTCGAACGCATGGCGTCCCTGTTGTCCTCGGCGCCGACCGTGACCACCGTCGTCGCGACCGTGGGTCTGCTCGTTCTCCTCCAGTCGCTGATGACGGCGATCTACGGGGCGGCGGACAAGAAGAGTGGTGACTTCCTCCCCACCGGCGGTCCAACCGTGGGCGATGTGAGGATCTCCTACGGCGACATGATGGTCACCGGTTTCTGCCTGGCCGCCGCTGCTGGGTTGTTCGTGTTCTTCGACCGCACCCGCATGGGCAAGGCCATGACCGCGGTCGTGGACGACCCCAACCTGCTCTCGCTGCAGAAGGGGAACCCTTCGGTCGTTCGCCGGCTGTCCTGGGTGCTCGGTGCCTGCTTCGCCTCGACCTCAGGGATGCTGCTCGCCCCGAAGCTCGGTGTCTCGGTCAACGTCCTGGTGCTGATCGTCATCGCGGCCTACGGCGCGGCGGCGGTGGGTCTGTTCCAGAACCTGCCGTTGACGGTCGGCGGTGCGTTCGTGATCGGCATCCTGGTCAACTACTTCCCCTCGCAGGCGCAGAAGACCGACTCACTGTTCCTGCAGAGCCTGCCGCGCAACATTCCGTTCCTGGTGCTGCTGCTGGTGTTCCTGTTCGTGCCGGCGCGTAAGCTCACCGAGCGCGGCGTCCGCAATGCGCGGCGGTTCAAGCCGCCGCGGCAGTTCTCCCCGCCGGTGACCCGCGGCGGAATGGCGGCGCTGGCGCTGCTGCTGATCGCGGTTCCGCACGTCGTCACCGACACCGACGTCACCGTGTACTCGGGCTTTTTGGCCTACGCGATCATCTTCCTCTCCCTCGGCATGTTGCTCTACATGTCCGGGATGATCTCGCTGTGCCACCTGGGTTTCGCAGCCCTGGGCGCGACGACCTCCGGCAAGTTGATGACCCTCGGGTTCTTCGGCTGGCTGCCGCTGATCGGGGACAAGACGGTGTCGTGGCCGGTCGCGATCCTGATCGGCGGTCTGGTGGCCGTGCCGTTCGGCGCGATCGTCGCGATCCCGGCGATCCGTCTGGCCGGCATCTACGTCGCGGTGGCGACCTTCGGCTTCGGGATCCTGCTGCAGCAGGCCTTCTACCTCGCTCCCGTCATGTTCGACAACGGTGCGTTGGTGCAGCACCCCCGGCCGGGCACGGAGTTCAGCGTTCCGGGAACCTCGAAGCGGTTCGAGCCGGTCGAGGGCACGACCGCGGGCCTGTTCGGGATCGACTTCAACAACGAGAAGAACTACTACTACCTCGCGCTGACGGTGTTCTTCCTGATGGCCGCGATCGTGCTCATCATCCGCCGTAGCCGCCTCGGGGCGCTGCTGCGGGCGATGTCGGACTCCGGGGTCGCTCTCGAAGCGCACGGGGCGAACACGAACGTGATGCGCGTGGCGGTGTTCTGCCTGTCGGCGTTCATGGCCGGCGTCGGTGGAGGCGTACTCGCCGGCGTCACCCAGTCCGCCAGTGGCTCGCCCGGCGGCGTGTTCGACTACACGACCTCGCTGGTGTTCGTCGCCATCCTCGGCTTCTGCGGCCGCCGGCCGATCGTGTCCCCGCTGCTGGCTGCCTTCGCCTTCGCCGTGGTCAAGATCTACCCGCCGTTCGACAGCCCCACGATGATCGACTACCGCGGCGTCATCTTTGGCGCCCTGGCCATCTTCGTGGCGATCGCACCCGCCCTCAACCTCGGCCGGTTCCTCGGGCCGCGGGGCAAGGAACGCGACGGCGAGGACAGCGGAACCGGTAGCACGCAGTGGCGCGAGCGGATCGACATCACCCCCGGCCAACCGATCACGGTCCGCACCGACGCCGACCTCGCCCTCGTCGGTGGGAAGGAGCGCTCGTCATGA
- a CDS encoding TetR/AcrR family transcriptional regulator: MSAATEEIRTPRQRELIAVAARLFAKHGYHAVGINDISGELGLTGPAFYRHYPSKEALLIACLDDAITSHLEAVVEVVRAVSDPLDALEAVIENHVDFVFDQTENIQVWRTEFRSLPEADRHRLRYLQRLYTEEWVRIVRELRTDLDVEQVRTMCQGAISLIQSATEFHNRLPREVVGPTLGRMALHALIGTPAAALPKMPAEGVVKTSSNGKAGSTRSARAAANHEGKAPVESTAAAG; this comes from the coding sequence GTGTCCGCAGCGACCGAGGAAATCCGCACGCCGCGTCAACGCGAGCTGATCGCGGTCGCGGCGCGCCTGTTCGCGAAGCACGGCTACCACGCGGTCGGGATCAACGACATCAGCGGCGAACTCGGTCTCACGGGCCCCGCGTTCTACCGGCACTACCCGAGCAAGGAAGCGCTGCTCATCGCGTGCCTGGACGACGCGATCACCTCCCACCTCGAAGCGGTGGTCGAGGTCGTCCGCGCGGTCTCGGACCCACTGGACGCGCTTGAGGCCGTGATCGAGAACCACGTCGACTTCGTCTTCGACCAGACCGAGAACATCCAGGTCTGGCGGACCGAGTTCCGTAGCCTCCCGGAGGCGGACCGGCACCGTCTGCGCTATCTGCAGCGCCTGTACACCGAGGAATGGGTGCGGATCGTCCGCGAACTGCGCACCGACCTCGACGTCGAGCAGGTGCGCACCATGTGCCAGGGCGCGATCTCGCTCATCCAGTCCGCGACCGAGTTCCACAACCGGCTCCCGCGTGAGGTCGTCGGTCCCACGCTGGGCCGGATGGCGCTGCACGCTCTCATCGGGACCCCGGCGGCCGCCCTCCCGAAGATGCCGGCCGAGGGCGTCGTGAAGACGTCCTCCAACGGCAAGGCCGGATCGACTCGGAGCGCTCGGGCGGCCGCCAACCACGAGGGCAAGGCGCCGGTCGAATCTACCGCGGCCGCCGGCTGA
- a CDS encoding TetR/AcrR family transcriptional regulator, with protein sequence MTTPLGTQAADAVVPPAIPPRYRSQRRRSLQSRAAICEAVKELLSERRLDELTVNEIVERAEISRPTFYSHFETKYSVVAALVEEMGAAVYRDWRPVLEADGPFTEEELFNVAMATLSRWRERGALFAATIEGWHSDQEIHDAWSAVLERFRVAVTARVERFRPLQPDDAMTVPAMISVFERCVYLAVSVPNSPFGTSDEQLARVLASIWIRSLSGS encoded by the coding sequence GTGACCACTCCGCTGGGGACCCAGGCGGCCGATGCCGTCGTCCCGCCCGCAATTCCGCCTCGATACCGCAGCCAGCGTCGCCGGAGCCTCCAGTCGCGCGCCGCGATCTGTGAGGCAGTCAAGGAGTTGCTCTCCGAACGTCGCCTTGACGAACTGACGGTCAATGAGATCGTCGAACGCGCAGAGATTTCGCGCCCGACGTTCTACTCCCACTTCGAGACCAAGTACTCGGTCGTGGCCGCGCTCGTCGAGGAGATGGGGGCGGCGGTCTACCGTGACTGGCGGCCGGTGCTGGAGGCGGACGGCCCTTTCACCGAGGAAGAGCTCTTCAACGTCGCCATGGCGACGCTGAGTCGGTGGCGCGAGCGGGGCGCCTTGTTCGCCGCGACCATCGAAGGCTGGCACAGCGACCAGGAGATCCACGACGCTTGGAGCGCAGTTCTTGAGCGCTTCCGCGTCGCGGTGACGGCGCGGGTGGAGCGATTCCGCCCGCTGCAGCCGGACGACGCGATGACGGTCCCGGCGATGATCTCCGTGTTCGAGCGATGCGTGTACCTCGCGGTCAGTGTCCCGAACAGCCCGTTCGGGACCTCCGACGAACAGCTCGCCCGAGTCCTCGCTTCGATCTGGATCCGGAGCCTGTCCGGCTCCTGA
- a CDS encoding LLM class flavin-dependent oxidoreductase: MKLGLLQVMQNWHKDLDDYQTWQYEIGMALEADRLGFDSLWCVEHHFEAYGMCGDNMQYLSYLAGLTKNIRLVPGAVILPWNDPLRVIEKMAMLEYVAPGRVALGVGRGLSRKEYRGMRQDMNESRERFDEAIEMILRGLDTGIAENDGAFYRQPRVEIRPRPRKGYRDSLFCVAMSPDSQMAAARCGATMMTFIQHAIENHVPGIEAWREEFAKHNPGRAVPAPKLTDVTLCHEDPEEAERLAHQYIGAHFSSVMEHYDFAGDHFKDTKGYEAYQQGADLIKAAGLDGARTAYINAQNWGTPEQIIEKYRERQRIVGDFEPLIVLSYAGMPDDVARNSLRLFGEKVIPAISKMQLEPAGV; encoded by the coding sequence ATGAAACTCGGCCTCCTGCAGGTCATGCAGAACTGGCACAAGGATCTGGACGACTACCAGACCTGGCAGTACGAGATCGGCATGGCCCTGGAGGCCGACCGGTTGGGCTTCGACTCGCTCTGGTGCGTCGAGCACCACTTCGAGGCGTACGGCATGTGCGGCGACAACATGCAGTACCTGTCCTACCTGGCGGGCCTCACCAAGAACATCCGGCTGGTCCCGGGTGCGGTGATCCTGCCCTGGAACGACCCCCTGCGCGTCATCGAGAAAATGGCGATGCTCGAGTACGTCGCTCCGGGCCGTGTCGCGCTCGGTGTCGGCCGCGGCCTGTCCCGCAAGGAGTACCGCGGGATGCGCCAGGACATGAACGAGTCGCGCGAGCGCTTCGACGAAGCCATCGAGATGATCCTGCGCGGCCTGGACACGGGCATCGCGGAGAACGACGGCGCCTTCTACCGGCAACCCCGGGTGGAGATCCGGCCGCGGCCGCGCAAGGGCTACCGCGACAGCTTGTTCTGCGTGGCGATGTCACCCGACTCGCAGATGGCCGCAGCCCGTTGCGGAGCAACGATGATGACGTTCATTCAGCACGCCATCGAGAACCACGTTCCCGGCATCGAGGCCTGGCGCGAGGAATTCGCCAAGCACAACCCCGGCCGAGCGGTCCCGGCGCCCAAGCTCACCGATGTGACGCTGTGTCACGAGGATCCGGAGGAAGCCGAGCGGTTGGCTCACCAGTACATCGGCGCCCACTTCAGTTCGGTCATGGAGCACTACGACTTCGCCGGCGACCACTTCAAGGACACCAAGGGCTACGAGGCGTACCAGCAGGGCGCGGACCTCATCAAGGCCGCCGGTCTCGACGGCGCCCGGACTGCTTACATCAACGCGCAGAACTGGGGCACGCCCGAGCAGATCATCGAGAAGTACCGGGAGCGTCAGCGGATTGTCGGCGACTTCGAGCCGCTGATCGTCCTCTCCTACGCGGGCATGCCGGATGATGTCGCCCGCAACAGCCTGCGTCTGTTCGGTGAGAAGGTGATTCCGGCCATCAGCAAAATGCAGCTGGAACCGGCGGGGGTCTGA
- a CDS encoding nuclear transport factor 2 family protein, translating to MGPLSVEDRIRALEDRNAVIELAATYNRAVDSYDEALWLSVWHDDAEYLIGETFGNHYGLEQIRTILHTLREYFHEMHHYATNVVVRLDGDSARMLVDADVTATDRSGRALMLAASYVDTCERRRGRWGFTKREISLHYATPVTQPWTLTPDERFVLDA from the coding sequence GTGGGCCCGCTGTCCGTCGAGGACCGGATCCGAGCTCTCGAGGACCGCAACGCGGTCATCGAGTTGGCGGCCACCTACAACCGCGCAGTCGACTCGTACGACGAGGCCCTGTGGCTGTCCGTGTGGCACGACGACGCGGAGTACCTCATAGGCGAGACGTTCGGCAACCACTACGGCCTCGAGCAGATCCGAACGATCCTGCACACCCTCCGAGAGTACTTCCACGAGATGCACCACTACGCAACGAACGTCGTGGTCAGGCTGGACGGTGACAGCGCTCGGATGTTGGTAGATGCCGATGTCACCGCGACCGACCGGAGCGGCCGAGCGCTCATGCTTGCCGCGTCGTACGTGGACACCTGCGAACGCCGTAGGGGCAGGTGGGGGTTCACCAAGAGGGAGATCTCCCTGCACTACGCGACGCCCGTGACTCAACCCTGGACGCTCACGCCCGACGAGCGCTTCGTGCTCGACGCCTGA
- a CDS encoding flavin-containing monooxygenase translates to MTALQFDVVVVGAGFAGLRALHTLRTRGRSVAVLEAGDGIGGVWRWNRYPGARCDIESYDYSYSFSPELEQEWRWTQRYATQPEILAYIEHVADRFDLRRDIHLNRRVVSAQWDDDAGRWIATTTRGEHWSGRHLIWAVGNLSTTKRPELPGRETFRGRVLHTAEWPRDPVDVAGQRVGVIGTGSSGMQSVPILAEDALHLTVFQRTPNFSVPAMHQEITHEQDVAVKTDYAARRQRILASPSGLGFRPRKEATVEVPEDRRNEIFEEAWNGAGFGFGLAFRDLLIDEEANALAADFIRSKIAAIVEDPDVREKLTPRDHPFGAKRPVVDNGYFATFNRPNVTLVDIRSDPIAELRPEGLALSSGEVHHLDVLVFATGFDAITGSLLRPEIVGRNGLTLRKAWSSSPETYLGLGTHGFPNMFAVAGPGSPGLLINVLVGIELHVDWLADLFEDMDARGATRVEVEPQAQRDWTRHLLRRAEQTLYPKARSYYMGDDVPGKPRVFMLYTGGLRDYRDVISKCAADGYPGYSFRKD, encoded by the coding sequence ATGACAGCCCTCCAGTTCGACGTGGTCGTGGTGGGCGCCGGATTTGCCGGCCTCCGGGCCCTGCACACGTTGCGCACCCGCGGTCGCAGCGTGGCAGTCCTCGAGGCCGGCGACGGCATCGGCGGCGTCTGGCGGTGGAATCGCTACCCCGGTGCCCGGTGCGACATCGAGAGCTACGACTACTCGTACTCCTTCTCCCCCGAGCTCGAGCAGGAATGGCGCTGGACTCAGCGCTACGCGACGCAGCCGGAGATCCTTGCGTACATCGAGCACGTCGCCGATCGCTTCGACCTGCGTCGGGACATTCACCTCAACCGGCGCGTGGTCAGCGCCCAGTGGGACGACGACGCCGGCCGCTGGATCGCTACGACGACGAGGGGGGAGCATTGGTCCGGCCGACACCTGATCTGGGCGGTCGGCAACCTCTCCACCACGAAACGTCCGGAACTACCGGGACGGGAGACGTTCCGAGGCCGAGTACTGCACACCGCCGAATGGCCCCGCGACCCCGTCGACGTGGCGGGCCAGCGGGTCGGCGTGATCGGAACCGGGTCGTCTGGCATGCAGTCCGTGCCGATCCTCGCTGAGGATGCGCTGCACCTGACGGTCTTTCAGCGCACGCCCAACTTCAGTGTGCCGGCGATGCACCAGGAGATCACGCACGAGCAGGACGTCGCCGTGAAGACGGACTACGCCGCGCGTCGTCAGCGCATCCTCGCCTCACCCAGTGGTCTCGGGTTCCGTCCTCGCAAGGAGGCGACGGTCGAGGTTCCGGAGGACCGGCGCAACGAGATCTTCGAGGAAGCCTGGAACGGGGCCGGATTCGGCTTCGGTCTCGCCTTCCGCGATCTGCTGATCGACGAAGAGGCGAACGCTCTAGCGGCCGACTTCATACGCAGCAAGATCGCGGCGATCGTGGAGGACCCAGATGTTCGGGAGAAGCTGACGCCTCGCGACCACCCGTTCGGCGCGAAGCGGCCGGTTGTCGACAACGGATACTTCGCGACGTTCAACCGACCGAACGTGACCCTGGTCGACATCCGCAGCGACCCGATCGCTGAGCTCCGGCCTGAGGGTCTGGCGCTGTCCTCCGGCGAGGTCCACCACTTGGACGTTCTGGTGTTCGCCACGGGTTTCGACGCCATCACCGGGTCGCTGCTGCGCCCTGAGATCGTCGGGCGAAACGGTCTGACGCTCCGGAAGGCCTGGTCCAGCAGTCCCGAGACCTACCTCGGGCTGGGTACTCACGGATTCCCCAACATGTTCGCCGTCGCCGGCCCGGGCAGCCCCGGTCTTCTCATCAACGTCCTCGTCGGGATCGAGCTTCACGTCGACTGGCTGGCCGACCTGTTCGAGGACATGGACGCGCGCGGAGCCACCCGGGTGGAGGTCGAGCCGCAGGCGCAGAGGGACTGGACACGTCATCTGCTGCGGCGTGCGGAGCAGACCCTCTACCCGAAGGCCCGCTCGTACTACATGGGCGACGACGTTCCGGGCAAACCGCGCGTCTTCATGCTCTACACCGGCGGTCTGCGCGACTACCGCGACGTCATCTCCAAGTGCGCCGCTGACGGCTATCCCGGCTACTCCTTCCGGAAGGACTGA